Proteins from a single region of Seriola aureovittata isolate HTS-2021-v1 ecotype China chromosome 9, ASM2101889v1, whole genome shotgun sequence:
- the plxnb3 gene encoding plexin-B3 isoform X1 produces the protein MLASSILPSLLFLLLLLLPPSFSADVIVTSDPSVRWVELHGAPLSHLLLDPRTGRLYVGGVDHLYQLTSDLEVMSHVRTGPHLDSPDCLPPIVPQDCPSAVPTHNHNKLLLMEAGQGAEPGSLIVCGSLYQGICDKRSLSNISQLIYQTSNPVDTQYVAANDPRVSTVAVVVTIENKQEVNGVLRLMLVGRGYTSKGPGDIPPITTRRLFPVVPPRRAFSQEEELGKLVVGSYSEYNNHFVKAVAHGEHVYFLFSRRDMWHKKEYRTYASRLCTSDRSFYSYVEVPLLCHGGYNLAQGAWLGNHSGEPALFVVMAVGQASTPVATGRSALCVFGMAKLDAMLRQAQEVCYTEGGRGSNGQEEAYIEYAVSSKCLKLPKVSLSEYPCGGEHTPNPIASAVPLPATPTFTSTTQLTAVTTATEAGHTITFLGDREGQLHKVLVRTDWSGDLYGSVSVNSGSAVSADLLLDESQQHIYVLTSSRLSKVPVSSCERQTDCQSCLAVRDPYCGWCVLEGRCSRKHQCQRHLQSNHWLWSFEPTNQCVTVQSLQPANQSKDEQTQVQVTLSVIQLPTLTEAESLSCAFGLLPPQPAIVMGTSITCQSPAPELLPPMPAGRDHMILPVSLRFNHVTITTGHMTFYDCGAVSRLNQSSQCLACVSSVWKCNWCPLDQLCTHNHSCPNQHIILNQRDSPGPCPLVFSLQSSALVPMGLSTTVVLEGRNLDIYTDEAQYLCVVEIQGVQINLTAAVEKSHDNTHTFTCSPHQFQYAVSQLQYSAPVYLRKGERRIDASPGLRLQLYDCSAGQSDCSQCRAVPEEYGCVWCPGSPTPSCVYNQSCTGIPEDTCPPPQITQVLPLSGPLEGGVLVTIIGSNLGMRYQDVVDGVTVAGVQCPPQSVGYQISTRVVCELQPSGKQREGPILVTVGTTPPGRSTQIFTYQDPQLLELVPNKGPVSGGTRLTIRGWQLLTGQTSDLSAFVGPQPCYIVEEVNDTQLVCQTGASTQTGGVTVRVLFGKAERIVPNVTFRYLDDPVITDATPSESFYAGGRIVMVTGRNLDVVQQPIISVWVEPLEVQRVKRRRRLALLTAKQQLVFNSTMTTVSEHCSVLSSSQMTCPTPTVTPEVKVKSVWFQLDNVRVHYESIKGKSFTYYPNPEFFHLNREAPDAPYRFKPGGVIAVEGQDLTRAMSRQEVTARLGDQECEVKTLDNTHLYCEPPEIQPMSVDDSNDLPSLKVFMGNLQVDLGMVQYDSDSLLSPVPLAAQIGLGAGTGVIILSVLVVILMYRRKSKQALRDYKKVLLQLETLEINVGDQCRKEFTDLMTEMMDLSSDVGGPGLPLLDYRTYAERVFFPGQQTAPLSRQLDLPESRRQTVEQGLQQLNNLLNNRLFLTRFIHTLEAQQGFSQRDRGYVASLLTMALHDKLEYFTEVMKSLLQDLVQQYVAKNPKLMLRRTETVVEKMLTNWMSICLYSFLKEVAGEPLYMLYRAIKYQVDKGPVDAVTGKAKRTLNDSHLLREDIDYSAMTLTVLVKNGVEVQPCPVKVLDTDTITQVKDKILDQVYRGAPFSQRPAADSLDLEWRSGQAGHLTLSDDDVTAVVQGRWKRINTLQHYKVPDGATVALIPRSQNSGGVGINQVFQTGEKTPMLEGEEEEGLRLWHLVKSSEDPEIPKHRKSSMRERERAKAIPEIYLTRLLSMKGTLQKFVDDVFVAILSTKRPPPIAVRFFFDFLDDMAEKHGIDDPETVHIWKTNSLPLRFWVNILKNPQFVLDVQVTDSIDAVLSVIAQTFIDSCTTSEHKVGRDSPVNKLLYAREIPRYKQLVERYYSDIHSAASGCYQEMNSTLTELSGSFASEMNTVVALHELYKYINKYYDQIIMSLEEDSSGQKMQLAYRLQQVAALVENKVTDL, from the exons ATGTTggcctcctccatcctcccgtctcttctcttcctcctcctcctccttctccctccctccttctctgctGATGTCATTGTGACCTCAGACCCCTCAGTGCGATGGGTGGAGCTACATGGCGCCCCCCTCTCTCACTTACTGCTGGACCCGAGGACAGGGCGTCTGTATGTAGGCGGGGTTGACCACCTTTACCAGTTGACATCTGACCtggaagtgatgtcacatgtTAGGACCGGCCCTCACTTGGACTCCCCGGACTGCCTGCCCCCCATTGTCCCTCAGGACTGTCCCTCAGCCGTacccacacacaaccacaacaaactgctgctgatggAGGCGGGACAGGGAGCGGAGCCAGGGAGTTTGATCGTCTGTGGTTCACTCTATCAGGGCATCTGTGATAAAAG gagtCTCTCCAATATCTCTCAGCTCATCTATCAGACGTCTAACCCCGTAGACACTCAGTACGTCGCCGCCAACGACCCCCGAGTCTCCACTGTCGCTGTGGTAGTTACCATAgagaacaaacaggaagtgaacggCGTGCTGCGTCTCATGCTGGTTGGTCGAGGCTACACCAGTAAAGGTCCCGGTGACATCCCACCAATCACGACGCGGCGTCTGTTCCCGGTGGTCCCACCTCGCCGGGCGTTCtctcaggaggaggagctggggaaACTTGTCGTAGGAAGTTACTCTGAGTACAACAACCATTTTGTGAAGGCTGTTGCCCACGGTGAACACGTCTACTTCCTGTTCTCGAGGCGGGACATGTGGCACAAGAAGGAGTACCGGACCTATGCCTCCCGCCTCTGCACCTCTGACCGCAGTTTCTACTCATATGTGGAGGTGCCACTGCTGTGCCACGGTGGATACAACCTGGCTCAGGGGGCGTGGTTAGGAAACCACTCAGGTGAACCCGCCCTGTTTGTCGTCATGGCAGTAGGGCAGGCGTCCACACCTGTAGCGACTGGTCGatctgcactgtgtgtttttgggatGGCAAAGCTGGACGCCATGCTGCGACAGGCACAGGAAGTGTGTTACACAGAGGGAGGACGAGGCAGCAACGGACAGGAAGAAGCCTACATCGAGTACGCTGTGTCATCGAAATGTCTCAAACTACCAAAG GTCTCTCTCTCCGAGTACCCCTGTGGGGGGGAACACACACCGAACCCCATCGCCAGTGCTGTGCCGCTCCCGGCCACGCCCACCTTTACCTCCACCACCCAGCTGACCGCCGTCACCACGGCTACAGAGGCGGGACACACCATCACCTTcctgggagacagagagggacaacTGCACAAG GTGTTGGTGCGCACTGACTGGTCAGGTGATCTGTATGGCAGTGTGTCGGTGAACAGCGGCAGCGCTGTCAGTGCTGACCTCCTATTGGACGAGAGCCAGCAGCACATTTATGTTTTAACCAGCAGCAGG TTGTCAAAGGTTCCTGTGTCGTcatgtgagagacagacagactgtcagTCCTGTCTCGCCGTCAGAGATCCATACTGTGGCTGGTGTGTTCTGGAGGGAAG ATGTTCCCGTAAACATCAGTGTCAGCGTCACCTTCAGTCCAATCACTGGCTCTGGAGCTTCGAACCAACCAATCAGTGTGTGACAGTACAGAGCCTGCAGCCGGCCAATCAGAGCAAAGATGAGCAGACCCAGGTACAG GTAACGCTGTCAGTCATCCAACTTCCCACCCTCACTGAGGCTGAGTCTCTATCCTGTGCCTTTGGGCTCCTCCCACCTCAGCCAGCCATCGTCATGGGAACCAGCatcacctgtcaatcacctgCACCGGAGCTCCTCCCACCCATGCCCGCAGGAAGAG ATCACATGATCCTGCCTGTGTCACTGAGGTTCAATCACGTGACCATCAccacaggtcacatgaccttCTATGACTGTGGAGCAGTGAGCCGCCTCAACCAGAGCTCCca GTGTCTGGCCTGTGTCAGCAGTGTGTGGAAGTGTAACTGGTGTCCTCTGGATCAACTCTGCACTCACAACCACAGCTGTCCCAACCAACACATCATCCTGAACCAGAGA gactCTCCTGGTCCCTGTCCCCTGGTGTTCTCCCTGCAGAGTTCTGCCTTAGTGCCGATGGGCCTGAGCACCACTGTGGTGTTAGAGGGACGAAACCTGGACATCTACACC gatgAAGCTCAGTACCTGTGTGTTGTGGAAATCCAAGGAGTCCAGATCAACCTGACAGCTGCTGTGGAGAAAtcacatgacaacacacacaccttcacctgCAGCCCACACCAG TTTCAGTATGCAGTCAGTCAGCTTCAGTATTCTGCCCCCGTCTACCTGCGAAAAGGAGAGAGACGCATTGACGCCTCACCTGGCCTCCGAC TCCAGTTGTACGACTGCTCAGCTGGCCAATCAGATTGCTCGCAGTGCAGGGCGGTCCCTGAGGAGTACGGCTGCGTGTGGTGTCCGGGAAGCCCCACCCCCAGCTGTGTTTACAACCAATCATGTACCGGCATACCTGAAGACACCTGCCCACCTCCTCAGATCACTCAG gtgttACCTCTCTCTGGTCCTCTCGAGGGTGGAGTCTTGGTAACAATCATAGGGTCAAATCTGGGGATGAGGTACCAGGATGTGGTGGATGGAGTCACAGTGGCAGGTGTTCAGTGTCCGCCCCAATCTGTAGGATACCAGATCTCcaccag ggttgtgtgtgagctgcagcccagtgggaagcagagggagggacCTATCCTGGTTACCGTGGGAACAACCCCACCTGGGAGATCAACGCAGATCTTCACCTATCAG GACCCTCAGCTCCTGGAGCTGGTTCCTAATAAAGGTCCAGTATCTGGAGGAACCAGACTGACCATCAGAGGATGGCAGCTGTTGACTGGACAGACGTCTGACCTGAGCGCCTTCGTGGGTCCACAGCCCTGTTACAT tGTGGAGGAGGTGAATGACACCCAGTTGGTGTGTCAGACTGGTGCCAGTACTCAGACTGGTGGAGTCACAGTTCGGGTTTTGTTCGGTAAAGCAGAGCGGATCGTTCCCAACGTTACCTTCCGTTACCTTGATGACCCCGTCATCACTGACGCCACACCTTCAGAGAGCTTCTATGC AGGGGGGCGCATCGTCATGGTGACAGGCAGGAACCTGGATGTGGTCCAGCAGCCAATCATATCTGTGTGGGTGGAGCCTCTGGAGGTCCAGAGGGTGAAACGGAGAAGACGATTGGCTCTCCTCACCGCCAAGCAGCAGCTGGTCTTCAACAGCACCATGACAACG gtatCGGAGCACTGTTCGGTCCTTTCGTCCTCTCAGATGACCTGTCCAACCCCCACAGTGACCCCAGAGGTCAAAGTAAAAAGTGTCTGGTTTCAACTGGACAACGTCAGAGTACACTACGAGAGCATCAAG ggtAAAAGCTTCACTTATTATCCAAACCCAGAGTTTTTTCATCTGAATCGAGAAGCTCCAGATGCTCCGTATCGTTTCAAACCGGGAGGAGTGATCGCTGTGGAG GGTCAGGACTTGACCAGAGCCATGTCCAGACAGGAAGTAACCGCTCGGCTTGGAGATCAGGAGTGTGAGGTGAAAACTCTGgacaacacacacctgtactGTGAACCTCCAGAGATCCAACCAATGAGTGTGGACGACAGCAACGACCTGCCAAGTCTCAAG GTGTTTATGGGAAACCTGCAGGTGGACCTGGGAATGGTTCAGTACGACAGTGACTCTCTGCTGTCTCCCGTTCCATTGGCTGCTCAGATTGGTTTGGGGGCAGGAACAGGTGTAATCATCCTGTCAGTGCTAGTGGTCATCCTGATGTACAG gaGGAAGAGTAAACAGGCGCTCAGAGATTATAAGAAGGTTTTGCTGCAGTTGGAAACTCTGGAAATCAATGTTGGAGATCAGTGTCGCAAAGAGTTCACtg ACCTAATGACAGAGATGATGGACTTGAGCAGTGATGTTGGAGGACCAGGACTCCCCCTGCTGGACTACAGGACGTATGCAGAGAGAGTCTTTTTTCCCGGCCAGCAGACGGCACCATTGAGCCGCCAGCTGGATCTTCCGGAGTCCAGGAGGCAGACTGTGGAGCAGGGACTCCAGCAGCTCAACAACCTGCTCAACAACAGACTCTTCCTTACTAGA ttcaTCCACACTCTGGAGGCCCAGCAGGGTTTCTCTCAGAGAGACCGGGGTTATGTTGCCAGTCTGCTCACCATGGCCCTTCATGATAAACTGGAGTACTTCACTGAGGTCATGAAGAGTCTGTTGCAGGACCTGGTCCAGCAGTATGTTGCCAAGAACCCCAAACTCATGCTACGCCG gacAGAGACAGTTGTAGAGAAGATGTTGACCAACTGGATGTCGATCTGCCTCTACTCCTTCCTGAAG GAGGTGGCAGGCGAGCCTCTCTACATGCTCTACAGAGCTATAAAGTATCAGGTAGACAAAGGGCCAGTTGACGCCGTGACAGGAAAAGCCAAACGAACACTCAACGACAGTCACCTGCTGCGAGAGGACATTGACTACTCTGCTATG accCTGACAGTCTTGGTGAAGAACGGAGTTGAGGTTCAGCCGTGTCCTGTTAAGGTGCTCGACACCGACACTATCACACag GTGAAGGATAAGATCCTGGATCAAGTCTACAGGGGAGCTCCGTTCTCTCAAAGACCAGCAGCTGATAGTCTGGACCTGG AGTGGCGTTCAGGTCAGGCGGGTCACCTGACCCTGTcggatgatgatgtcacagcagtGGTTCAGGGTCGCTGGAAACGGATCAACACGTTGCAGCACTACAAG GTTCCAGACGGTGCGACTGTGGCTCTGATTCCTCGTTCACAGAACTCAGGTGGAGTTGGAATCAACCAGGTGTTCCAGACTGGAGAGA AAACACCGATGCtagagggtgaggaggaggagggtcttCGTCTGTGGCACCTGGTGAAGAGCAGCGAAGATCCTGAAAttccaaaacacagaaagagcagcatgagggagagagagcgagccaAGGCCATACCTGAGATTTACCTGACCAGACTGCTGTCCAtgaag GGGACACTGCAGAAGTTTGTGGACGATGTCTTTGTGGCCATCCTCAGTACAAAGCGTCCTCCTCCAATTGCCGTAAGATTCTTCTTTGACTTCCTGGACGACATGGCTGAGAAACACGGCATTGACGACCCCGAGACGGTTCACATCTGGAAGACCAACAG tctCCCTCTCAGATTCTGGGTGAACATCCTGAAGAACCCTCAGTTTGTTTTGGATGTTCAGGTGACCGACAGCATCGACGCCGTCCTGTCAGTCATTGCTCAGACCTTCATCGACTCCTGCACCACCTCTGAACACAAAGTGGGACGG GACTCTCCTGTCAACAAGCTGCTGTACGCCAGAGAGATCCCCCGATACAAACAGCTGGTAGAGAG gtactACAGTGACATCCACAGCGCTGCGTCAGGCTGTTACCAGGAGATGAACTCCACTCTGACTGAACTCTCAGGG agTTTCGCCTCGGAGATGAACACTGTTGTTGCTCTTCATGAACTctacaagtacattaacaaatacTACGAccag ATCATCATGTCTCTGGAGGAGGACAGTTCGGGTCAGAAGATGCAGTTGGCCTACCGACTGCAGCAGGTTGCTGCCCTGGTAGAGAACAAGGTCACTGACCTCTGA